The Ananas comosus cultivar F153 linkage group 22, ASM154086v1, whole genome shotgun sequence genome segment GTATCAGGGCGAGATGGAAGATGTGGTTTACATATGAAGGGGTAGATTGTTGGCATGTTCGCATATAAAAGATAGTCCCACAGGGGAAAACAAATAAAAGGTGAGAAAGGTTGATAAATACTCCAGAGTTAATGGCTTACACTTTCGCTTCAATGGTTTTTAATAGATGTGCCATATCATGTTAGTAGTTCAACGCAGGTTAACGTTAAAAGTCAATCTATAAAAATACCATGCAAGTTTTCTTTCTATCTATTGAGAGAGATCACTATATTTAATTAGGTGTAAGAATCCAGGTGGATGATTTTCAAAAGTTTTTAAACGTGTATCTTCTATCATTTATCTACTTGTTCTCATTGTCTTGCTACTTATACTAGTTTTATAGGTGGAACTTGACCATTACTTCGCACGTCTGTTGCAGCCTTTTGTATCAAATATTTGCATTCTTCAATTTCCATGCCCTTCATACGCTGTGCATTGTACCTTTCAATGAATAACATCACTTTTTATTTGTAGGATATACAATTCAGTGGGACTTGCTAACGATGGATTACCTTCTACTCTGAACAAGAATGTTGCAGATCAAGCCTCAATTTCAGCTACAATGCCTGTTTCATCTGAAACAATGGGAAGATCTTCCCCTGCTGATCAAGTCTCCAATAAAATTGAGCTTCCTCGGCAGCTTCCTGCTAACCATCCTCTCCGATTTAATGGCTTAAATATAGTTCAGTCTCAAGGGCTGGACAGAATTCGTAACTCATTTCGTTTGATGCAAGTGAATCCATCTGTTCAGGTTACTCTTCGTTAGTAGCTTaacattctttttttctcttttcattcttttctttccattGTATTCTTGATGAAATTTAGTTACAATTTGTTCATCTGTGCATTAGTTTATTATTGAGTTTCAATAATGCTTAATGTTGTCTTCACAGTTTGTTCAATGTGACAACCGGATCTTTACATTTCGTACAACTTTTTCTGAATTTTAGTTGATGACTGTTTCATAGTAAAATGACTTTGAGTTGTTGTTTGATTGCCTTAACCAACTCTGAGACAGTGCAGAGTGCATCTGAAGCCATTGTAGAAACCATATCATCTTGAACTTCTTCAAACTGAAGTCTTTTTTAAGCAACATATTTTTGTCTCTTTATTCGACTTGTTACATGTTTAACAGTAAAAGAACATGCAACTGACAATGTGGAGCAAATTATTAGAGTCACATCCACATTATACTGCCATACTAAAATTACCTTAGACATTGATATTTTATAGTGCAATGAAGCTGAAGTATAAATAAGTAGCTTTCAAGTGAAAATAACATATGAAAATAGTGATTTTAGGTATATTATTTGGCCCTGCTTATTGCATCTGATTTATGGATAGTGGAATCTTCTATCATACTAATGTTCGAAGTCATATCTTGGAGTGGTTATTAATAACTTGGTTTGATAGTCTCATGACTTTCTCTGCAGAGAATGGTAGTTTCATTATCGACTGATAAAGCTGTATGGGATGCAGTCATGAAAAATGAGGCAGTACAACAACTTAAGCAACATTTCCTTGCAGGTAAATTTTGGTGCCCTGATTTTATCCAAACTTGATTCCGTATTTCAAAACTTGGCTTTCAGAACCTTCTATAGGATTTGTTTCTCCCAGACAACAAATTATTTCTGAAAAAGCAGTTCGTACACTTCTTTACAGACAAATTCTTTTTTTGCTAGAGTTGAGATGCTATCTGTAAATTAAACTTCCGTATGGTACTTCCAAGATTCCTAACTATGATTTTACAAAGGTAACTAGTACTTATATCATTATGCATGTTTTACGATGAAGGATAACTTACCAAGGCAAGTATTAAGACCAGGCATACATACCTTATGAATCTGAATTTGTGCCACTAAGGAACAACAGATGCAAAATAACTGATGACACTTTGGGTTCCTAGAAaggatagaatttttttttgaaaaaaaagagatatgtTGTAAGTTGTGGTGGAGGATAGGTTGGCAGTCTGTTGAAATTAGGTTGTACGATAGGTAGCGATGAGCCTAGGCATGTCGAATAATCAATTGAAGGCCTAGGCATCTGTGCAATGGTTTATTGATTTCTTAATAGAATAAGCTCTTATAGTGGTATTAGACATGTCTTAAATTCTTGGCGCCGCCCTACTTAGGTGATGCAGATGAAAATTTTTTGGAGCTAAATTGACTGGAAATTTTCCTAGAGGTCTGTGGTGGTAAGCAGAGGGTCTTGTACTTGACAAACAACTTTAATCATAACAAATGACTTGTTGGGTGTGCGATTGGACGAGTTATTTGGTTTCCTAAGTTAAGAAAGACGTGCTGGGCACTTTAGGGTTGGCacaaagaggggaaaaaaatggaaaaaaaacgTGGGATGGCAAATGAGGCTCACATGTTGAATTTTGAGgagtgtttttgttttcttttcatttttgtttggTAATGGAAAAAGGAAATGCTTAAAGAGGAAACCAAAAGGAGGGTTCAAGGCTTGCTTTGTGTGGATTGGGATATGCTCGGCCATCATGTGAagggagaagaaaaaggtgggCTGGTGGGCTATTTTCGTTGGGATTTTAGCAAATATGGGATAatgttctttctctctctctctctctctctctctctctctcttgcaatGTAAAAGGAAGTAGTGTTGTCAGTCTTGTGCAGATGTGCATACAAATACGAAAGTGCGGATTAGAGAGAATATTTTCTTTAGGAAGATAGAGCaatcacaaaataaaagaaagcatTTCTGTTGGACTTCCACTAGCCCCTGGTCATTTGACATATAGCAATTGTTCACTGAGTTTTTCACCTGCAGAGATAAATAGGGCATCTAATTTGATCATATATCATTTTCTATCCAAATCCCTGATGTCTGTTATGGATGTTGGCAATCTTCCCAACCAATAGTTTCGATTACTTTCTGATAAAATAATGAAAGATAGTTGTTTGATAATGAGCTAATGTCCCTCATTACTGTGTGTACTCTGTAAATTTCCTACAAGAGCAATTGGAAATAGAAGGGGACATTATTTTGCAACATATTAGAGGTTAATTTAGGGATAGTGCTTGATCTTTTGTCTCTTATCAGTTTGGTCTTTGGATTTTTACTAAATGGACTAGTTAGTATCATATTTGAAgcagtaaaaaacaaaaataaacatcATATTTGAGTGTGCAATTGGGATAAAGGTGTGGATAGTTCTTGAAATTATTATGATCGAGTGTGTGACACCCGTAGGATTTGGAATGgtcttatataaaatatataatagggctaaatctCTAAGCCTGGCTCATTTTGGGCGGTGACTAGGcccaaaaaattatgagagttaagcgtgctaggactagagtagttctaggataggTGACCCCTGGAAAGCGGAGCGTCACAGTTGATATCAGGGCCAATCACTagctggaagtgtgagataTATTTCAACTGAGCCCCAGGTCATACGGCAGATAGAGCATGGCTCTTCAACATATGACAGTTGTGGGTGGAGTGTGggatttggaatagtcctatatctaagatataatagggctaaatctCTAAACCCTTAGCATTTTGCGCAGTAGTTACGTCCAAGAGGCTAAGATAATTAAGCGTATTAGGATTAGAGTAGTTCTTCGATGGGTGACCCCCAGAGAAGTGGAGCGTCGCAGAGTCTTTGAACTTTTCAGCTTTATATTTTGTATCTGTCATTTTGTCCTTTAGGTAATGGCTACCATTGAATTACTTAATTACTGTTGAGAACAAGTACTCGAACATGGTAGTTTTACAATGACCTGAGATAGCTCATTGTTCTATACAGTCTCTAAAATTTTTGCTGGGCCTTGCTAACTTTGAAACTCCATATGAACCTTTTCCATGTTCTTTTTCTGCCTAAATaccattatattttattttgtgcaGCCGGAGGAAATGAAGTTAGGATATTCGATGAAGATGCCGATATCATTACAAACATCCTGAAGTGGATATTGGAGAATACCAAGGCAAAAATATGGGAGCTCATTGATAAGATCATCCATCTGGTGAATGAACTATTCTTCTCCCGCGAAAATGCCGGTAAGCAAGAAGGTTGGGACATTTTGAGTGATGTGGTAGGATCTGCATTTATGCTGACTGTTATGGTCTTTCTTGTTGTCATTGTTACACGTTTCGATGGCGCCTGATAATCATTTTGTAGGATAAAATGTATGGATCCCCATATGGCGATATGGTTTCGATACTTTCAAACATATTGCACTTCAGGTCTTGACTATTGAAAAAAGTCTGGCTTTTTATccaaaaatgatatttaatatGTTACCATGTTTGAAATGAAATCATATAAGTGAATCAATTATGATAGAGGCATAAAATGATCATATCATAAGAAAATTAGGGTCTTTCGCCTAATGTTTAGATACTAAAGTGTACTTTAAAATTGAAAGCATAGGAACCAAATTGCCATATGGAGATTGTACAGGGATTAGTAGTGAGGCGTGAACTTTGTTTGTACATAAGAACAAACATATGTTGGCTTTATCCACCGATAAATTTTGATggtaacaaataaattttagatttaattttttactcagtaattttagattttggttGTATTTGAGGAGACTCAAGTCGAATCGGAATTGATCAAAAGTAATCGTTCAATCCATTTGTTCAAATTTGTTCAAAATAGTCCggataaaattaaattgtattAAATTGGATGCAAGTGCACAACAATACTTTGGAGAacttatttgtaattttattggatttgagACGGTCAAACGCACCATGTGAACCGATCAATCACATTGGTTTGGTTTgaacttagggcatgtttgcTTCATCTATTTAGACTATGGAATGCGAATGAGAtttattgattccgatagttattgtttgttttacagGAATCAAATTTCGATTTTTATTCCACTTTAGAATGGAAATGGTCAAATTCATTTATGGCTCAATCCAGCTTTGTATCCTAGATTGGTCCATTCCAAAGTAAATTACTTAAAATCCTCTCTCACGAATATCTCCTATTCCTCTCCCTTTATtactttcctctccctcttaaTGAAAACCCTCTTTCATAATTCTAGATTCACATTCCGATTTTTATTCCAATAATGAACTAAGCATTTTAGGATGATTGGTCATTCATTTTAATTCTGAAGCAATCTAATTCTATTTCAATCATCAATCAAATATGTCCTTAATGTCAAATTAGCGATTATTTTCAATATGGTATGAATTTAACAGAGGCTTgtaatatgttaaaaattaaaagtgattttattatggtatgatttcaaaaaatttaaaatataaaatgagttTTACAAATATGGTATGAATTCAAAAAGAGTTTTACATTTGTGGtattaattcaaaaagtttttaTAAATATGTTATAATATTAAATGAACTTTTCAAATATAGTATAATTTCAATTGTACTTTGCAACTGGGGTATGAATTCAAAAGAATTTTGGAATATGGTATTAGTATAAATGCATTTGCAAATATgtttaaaactcaaataaaaatcaattaccCTTATATCATgcttttttttcgattttgaaaTAATGGCTAATGTATGGAAAGAGAGCTTGGAGGATGCTTGAGATATAACTTTAGATTGAGAAAAtgtcataattatttttttgttttttttattttgtaattgtAAGCTTTATTGAGATATTGTAATAGAACTCTTGTAAAGTATGATAGTAAGAGGTTTTGGTCTTATCCTGCTCAAAAGATCAAGTGATAGTGATTAAATCGGTATttcgagaagaagaagaacatgaCTAGAGTAGGAAAAGAGATTGAATCAGGCTAATTATCTGTCATCGAAGTTTgctttgcttttcttttcttttatttagttgTGCAATTTTCATCACATTTACTTGAGTTTTATTTGCCAATTAATTCACCTCCCCTCCAAGAGACTAATAAATTAAGTTGGATGATTCTAATACGTTGAGTGGGCTGTAGACCACAATAAACCTAATGGCAACAGACCTAACAATAGACCTAACGTATAAGTAGGTTGAGTCAGATTGAAACTTGTGAGAGGTGTGACAGAGCCCTTAAATACGATTGGCACGTCCTTCCTATTAGGGCGTGTCTTTGTGATAGTTGGTTAGCACTTGCAATGTCACAACCCGACcaactaacaataataatttattgggttcaaatcatcggcccaaaatgcttaaattcagttattattactagtgtgtcTGTCATTTATAAACCTATCACACTTTCCCACTttagctcagttattattattagtgtgttCATCACTTATAAACCTATCACACTCTTTCACATTATTGGAtgtgggattaatggttagcgccagcGATCtgacatttggtatcagagcctatcGCTatccggaagtgtgagatgagtgtTGACCGAGCCATGGTCTGGGAACGACAATGCTAGAGAGATAAATCTTACATCGCCTAGTGAATCTGGGGTTATGTGTTTTATTGGGTTGGGCTGACGAGGATGATAGGGCTTAAACGATGGAGTATGTGAcactccaataatcccacatcggataatgTGGGAGAGTGTGATATGCTTATAAGTGATggacaaattaataataataatgaggtttaaatattttcggCTGGTGGTTTAGGTCTAACgatttattattactagtgggtTAAGTTGTGATATTCAATTTgcctaatttttgaaaaaataattttgatttgaagaaTTGCTTTTGATTAAAAAGTTTAGAGTGTTTGGCTGAATCTggtagaaaagtaatttttctgaagcgatttaaaatttaaaattagaattatattTTACAGAATAGATTATCAAATACGTACTCTATTGAAGGAAAAAGACCTTTTGCCCGAAAATTACTTTCTAAAAGGTAGACCGAACAACCTCTGCTCCCAAACATCCAAGAGTTCAGAAACAAACTTCTTTTGgatttttctttaatatatatatatatacaaaggaTATATAACGATTGTGAGAATATTGATTTTTGGTTGAGTAGGATGTAcaatttatatcattttttctttttctttcttttgtttttttatttgtgtgtgTACAGCCAGCATTGCTCTTAATTCTTATACATAAAATCGAAGCCTTGAAATTGACTGTAATTGAGATCATGATGTGAAGATACTGAGTCCTAATATATCTGTTCACATGTAAGGACATTAAGCAAACGCACTGATTGAAGAgataatgaaagaaaaaaacgaagcaataataaattaaaaataggaataatttcatcaatacccctctagaaaatcataatttcatgaataaccctctaaactagaaaatatcatcaatacccctctTAAAACTAAAAATGTTCACAGATACCCTTTAGGATAACTTTCCGTCAAGTGGTcatccaatattttataaataccaattttacccctagcaataatttaaacatgtaatatttaagattaattatctgattaatttttaacatttgaatCACATTGtaatttaacattatttttaaaatattacaattaaagatctatagtctattaagtgtaatagttaaatctcattatgatttttcgcttttaaattatacatagtTATAATACAATTTGTCCATAGTAGAATTCAACATTAACTATTTAAAGAAAGGTATGTAATTTTTTGGAGTTGTTTTACGAGGATCCAAACGCCCCCAGATaaactcaaaataaagaaaaactgatagtttaagttaaaaaataaaacttaaagggGTCTagttcaaaatgatctataggtgagaagttcatttatttttttacccgCTAATAATTAGTGTTagagatattatttttaaaatttagaagggtacttatgaaattgccccttaattATTTGCTATCAAAATAACACCTAACCCTTTTAGGGTtaaattagtcattttgtaACTCAACCTTTATTTAACCAAATTTTAACCATGGTTATAGTAACAGCCGTTAGAAGGAAGGGTAGTTGTGaaaattttttgcatttgaaggggtatatatgatattttcaactttgCAGGGGTATctatgatatttatatatttgagagGAGTAGTGGTGAAATTGCCccttaaaaatatatgtcacGTACACAATACCGAATACATGAACCAAATTTAGAATCTCTTGAAGCAAAGGGCCTTCAGACCTACTCTATTACcatattatccaaaaaaaaaaaaaaaaaaaaaacaatataataGGAATGGTCAAAGGATTGGTCTTAACAAAATTCATCCTCTCACACTTGGCGATTGAGGTAAAAGAGCCACACATACACACACTGGTTTAGATGGTGTTGAAAATGATAAATATCATTACCATACCCACATGTGAATTTTAGGTAAAGCGTATGAAAACCTTATCTCAGCTATCACTCGTTTGAATTTGATTATCAAAATCTTAAtaagtttgattttattatctgactttttaatttatttagtttgaaCTATTAAgtgattttttaattataaaatttgaatgtgatgTTTTTGTTTacggatttagttaatatattttatataatttgcgaaactataaatttattaaagcaagtaattagcttaaattttatattcggAGAGTCATTAAATCACTTaagtcaaataaattgaaaaaattgagtactgtaattaaaattaaaattttaaaaggttgaatagtaaaatcaaaatattttatattttcgataAATTCTATACGATTTTACCTAAATTTTGTGAGCTGTCTGCACTACAATTTGAAgcagaaaaataaaactttgttattattttgttgATCATTGGTGCAAGGGTATAACAGTAATTATGTGCTTCCACCTACAGTTTTAGCCCGAAATAAACCTTCTTACTTACTTAGAGGTACGGATGgtaatccagctcgctgttcgcaagCCAGCtagtgttcggctcgaaatgagtaaacgagccgaacacgaactgagtttctcagctcatttaataaacaagccgaacacgagctagggtcagctcgctcgtgttcggctcgataacagctcgaatacatatattttatatttatatatacaaataaaagatccatttatgtgtaaagtttcaaccattagatcaaagtttaatgggtaagatttcgaaaatttataccctatatatattttttctaatctTTTAACTTGTTACTCGTAAGCTAGCCCGTATTCGACTCGTTAATaaatgagtcgaacacgagttgaaattttcagctcgatattttaataaGCCAGCTCGAGATCGGTTCATTTatgaaacgagccgaacacaagccggCCCAGCTCGTTTGTGTTTGGCTGGTTGACATCCCTGCTTAGGAGGGCGCACAGACATC includes the following:
- the LOC109727405 gene encoding uncharacterized protein LOC109727405, which encodes MLRPTAHTAGAVRPPANSRRSLPPISYSSSPSLLLSSPPPPSSISSASVPPLRPIRELRDCSGESASEEGGGEFERSPAYFLLGPVPSEAEAEAAVAALNRIYNSVGLANDGLPSTLNKNVADQASISATMPVSSETMGRSSPADQVSNKIELPRQLPANHPLRFNGLNIVQSQGLDRIRNSFRLMQVNPSVQRMVVSLSTDKAVWDAVMKNEAVQQLKQHFLAAGGNEVRIFDEDADIITNILKWILENTKAKIWELIDKIIHLVNELFFSRENAGKQEGWDILSDVVGSAFMLTVMVFLVVIVTRFDGA